In a genomic window of Micromonospora cremea:
- a CDS encoding bifunctional [glutamine synthetase] adenylyltransferase/[glutamine synthetase]-adenylyl-L-tyrosine phosphorylase, protein MSRPTRASGRLARYGFGTAEGDGGARAADLLGPDGLRLWRPAEQEPVDESAVELLAALSRAADPDLALRQLHRIVEAERRTSGGTLAGATEPGSPLLAELRADPGLRRRLIAVLGASSALGDHLVAHPEHYAALRTAPDGLAPTAEGRLEPVGDGNPVAVLRSAYRLALLRIAAADLTGGRGLEQTMAALSALADATLAAAYETAVGELPAGTARPRLAVVAMGKCGGGELNYVSDVDVIFVAAEDADLSAATLVATRLIHICGLVAWPVDAALRPEGNRGPLVRTLASHLAYYRRWARTWEFQALLKARPAAGDLPLAREWIDQLAPLVWRAAERPEAVEDVRAMRRRIIDNIPPKELEREIKRGSGGLRDIEFAVQLLQLVHGRGDETLRVPGTIPALRALVAGGYVGRADGEALLRGYRFLRGIEHRLQLQGLRRTHTVPTEPAALRWLAAALDYTATPGRSAVEAFRAEWVTHAAEVRRLHAKLLYRPLLESVARVPADGLRLTPEAARHRLEILGFADPAGALRHLQALTGGVSRTAAIQRTLLPVLLSEFADAPEPDRGLLNYRKVSDKLGSTPWYLRLLRDGGPVARRLARVLALSRYVADLLARDPEALRLLAEENELAPRPPEVLREGFLAAAARHTDPVEATRAVRALRRRELVRVACADVLCRAGSLAPAPARTDGGNRQAPALADITAVGTALADVTDATLAAALRAAQASQPAPPGLRFAVIGMGRLGGYEPNYLSDADVLFVYDPPAGSSESAASAAAHAIAEELRRLLGVPAPDPPLGVDADLRPEGRQGPLVRSLAAYAQYYARWSRLWEAQALLRARFVCGDADLGAEFEALIDPVRYPAEGLTREQIVEIRRIKARVETERLPRGADPATHTKLGRGGLADVEWAVQLVQLRHAGAVPALRGTRTLDALAAAEQAGLIDPADAAEMAAGWSLAAQVRNALMLVRGRAGDQLPRHGVELAGVVALLGRDDPGEFLDEYLRTGRRSRAAAQRVLET, encoded by the coding sequence ATGAGCCGGCCGACCAGGGCGTCGGGCCGGCTCGCCCGGTACGGCTTCGGCACCGCCGAGGGCGACGGCGGGGCGCGCGCCGCCGACCTGCTCGGCCCGGACGGGCTGCGGCTGTGGCGGCCGGCCGAGCAGGAGCCGGTCGACGAGTCGGCCGTGGAGCTGCTTGCCGCGCTGTCCCGGGCCGCCGACCCGGACCTGGCGCTGCGCCAGCTGCACCGCATCGTCGAGGCCGAACGCCGTACGAGCGGTGGCACCCTGGCCGGCGCGACCGAACCCGGGTCGCCGCTGCTCGCGGAGCTGCGCGCCGATCCCGGGTTGCGGCGGCGGCTGATCGCGGTGCTCGGCGCCTCGTCGGCGCTCGGCGACCATCTGGTGGCCCACCCCGAGCACTACGCGGCGCTGCGCACCGCACCGGACGGGCTGGCGCCCACCGCCGAGGGTCGGCTGGAGCCGGTTGGCGACGGCAACCCGGTGGCGGTGCTGCGGTCCGCGTACCGCCTGGCCCTGCTGCGGATCGCGGCGGCCGACCTGACCGGCGGGCGCGGCCTGGAGCAGACCATGGCCGCGCTCTCCGCGCTGGCGGACGCGACGCTGGCCGCGGCGTACGAGACCGCGGTCGGCGAGCTGCCGGCGGGCACCGCGCGGCCCCGGCTGGCCGTGGTGGCGATGGGCAAGTGCGGCGGCGGCGAGCTGAACTACGTCTCCGATGTGGACGTCATCTTCGTGGCGGCCGAGGACGCCGACCTCTCCGCCGCCACGCTGGTGGCGACCCGGCTGATCCACATCTGTGGGCTGGTCGCCTGGCCGGTGGACGCGGCGCTGCGTCCGGAGGGCAACCGGGGGCCGCTGGTCCGCACCCTCGCGAGTCACCTGGCCTACTACCGCCGATGGGCGCGCACCTGGGAGTTCCAGGCGCTGCTCAAGGCCCGCCCGGCCGCCGGTGACCTGCCGCTGGCGCGGGAGTGGATCGACCAGCTCGCGCCGCTGGTGTGGCGGGCGGCGGAACGGCCCGAGGCGGTCGAGGACGTCCGTGCGATGCGGCGCCGGATCATCGACAACATCCCGCCGAAGGAGCTGGAGCGCGAGATCAAGCGCGGCTCCGGCGGGCTGCGCGACATCGAGTTCGCCGTCCAGCTGTTGCAGCTCGTGCACGGTCGCGGCGACGAGACGCTGCGGGTGCCCGGCACCATCCCGGCGCTGCGCGCGCTCGTCGCCGGCGGCTACGTCGGTCGTGCCGACGGCGAGGCGCTGCTGCGCGGCTACCGCTTCCTTCGCGGTATCGAGCACCGGCTCCAGTTGCAGGGTCTGCGTCGCACCCACACCGTGCCCACCGAGCCGGCCGCGCTGCGCTGGCTCGCCGCCGCGCTGGACTACACGGCGACGCCGGGGCGCAGCGCCGTGGAGGCCTTCCGGGCCGAGTGGGTGACCCACGCCGCCGAGGTACGCCGGCTGCACGCCAAGCTGCTGTACCGGCCGCTGCTGGAGTCGGTCGCCCGGGTGCCGGCCGACGGGCTGCGGCTCACCCCGGAGGCGGCCCGGCACCGGCTGGAGATCCTCGGCTTCGCCGACCCGGCCGGGGCGCTGCGCCACCTCCAGGCCCTCACCGGCGGGGTGAGTCGCACCGCGGCCATCCAGCGGACCCTGCTGCCGGTGCTGCTCAGCGAGTTCGCCGACGCTCCGGAGCCGGACCGGGGGCTGCTCAACTACCGGAAGGTCTCCGACAAGCTGGGCAGCACCCCCTGGTATCTGCGGCTGTTGCGTGATGGTGGCCCGGTCGCCCGGCGGCTGGCCCGGGTCCTCGCCCTCTCCCGGTACGTCGCCGACCTGCTTGCCCGGGATCCGGAGGCGCTGCGGCTGCTGGCCGAGGAGAACGAGCTGGCGCCCCGCCCGCCCGAGGTGCTCCGGGAGGGGTTCCTCGCGGCGGCGGCCCGGCACACCGACCCGGTCGAGGCCACCCGGGCGGTGCGCGCGCTGCGCCGCCGGGAGCTGGTCCGGGTGGCCTGCGCCGACGTGCTCTGCCGGGCCGGTTCGCTCGCACCCGCCCCCGCCCGCACCGACGGCGGAAACCGGCAGGCCCCCGCGCTGGCCGACATCACCGCGGTCGGCACGGCGCTCGCCGACGTCACCGACGCCACCCTGGCCGCCGCGCTGCGAGCCGCCCAGGCCAGCCAGCCGGCACCGCCCGGGCTGCGGTTCGCGGTGATCGGCATGGGGCGGCTCGGCGGTTACGAGCCGAACTACCTCTCCGACGCCGACGTGCTCTTCGTCTACGACCCGCCCGCCGGGAGCAGCGAGAGCGCGGCCAGCGCCGCCGCCCACGCGATCGCCGAGGAGCTGCGCCGGCTGCTCGGCGTACCCGCTCCCGACCCGCCGCTCGGCGTCGACGCCGACCTTCGTCCCGAGGGCCGGCAGGGCCCGTTGGTGCGCAGCCTCGCCGCGTACGCCCAGTACTACGCGCGCTGGTCGCGGCTGTGGGAGGCGCAGGCGCTGCTGCGCGCCCGGTTCGTCTGCGGTGACGCCGACCTGGGCGCCGAGTTCGAGGCGCTGATCGACCCGGTGCGCTACCCGGCCGAGGGGCTCACCCGCGAGCAGATCGTCGAGATCCGCCGGATCAAGGCCCGGGTGGAGACCGAGCGGCTGCCCCGGGGCGCCGACCCGGCCACCCACACCAAGCTGGGCCGCGGCGGGCTGGCCGACGTGGAGTGGGCGGTGCAGCTCGTCCAGCTCCGGCACGCCGGCGCGGTCCCGGCGCTGCGCGGCACGCGTACCCTCGACGCGCTCGCGGCCGCCGAGCAGGCCGGCCTGATCGACCCGGCGGACGCCGCGGAGATGGCGGCCGGCTGGTCCCTGGCCGCGCAGGTCCGTAACGCGTTGATGCTGGTCCGTGGTCGGGCCGGTGACCAGTTGCCCCGGCACGGGGTCGAGCTGGCCGGGGTGGTCGCGCTGCTCGGCCGGGACGACCCGGGGGAGTTCCTCGACGAGTACCTGCGCACCGGCCGCCGCTCCCGCGCCGCCGCCCAGCGCGTGCTGGAGACGTAA
- a CDS encoding type 1 glutamine amidotransferase: MATALVIENDPSDDLRRLGEWLTEAGLELWVVRPHAGDELPADLEGYAALVVLGGEQQAYPLPDGSPGAPWFPAVEGLLRKAVRYRVPTLAVCLGAQLLATAHAGLVERSPSGPEIGPGVVGRRDAAENDPLFRYVPLIPDVLQWHSDEITELPRGATLLAASTRYPHQAFRLGDRAWGLQFHIECDTAMIADWAADSTLLAELGYDPELVVAACASVMVDVEEVWQPFAARFAALALGELDDSTVRRGLPLLGH; the protein is encoded by the coding sequence GTGGCAACCGCGCTGGTGATCGAGAACGACCCGTCGGACGACCTGCGCCGACTGGGCGAGTGGCTGACCGAGGCCGGGCTGGAGCTGTGGGTGGTCCGCCCGCACGCCGGCGACGAGCTCCCCGCCGACCTGGAGGGGTACGCGGCGCTCGTGGTGCTCGGCGGCGAGCAGCAGGCGTACCCGCTGCCGGACGGCTCACCCGGCGCACCCTGGTTCCCGGCGGTGGAGGGGCTGCTGCGCAAGGCCGTCCGGTACCGGGTGCCCACGCTGGCCGTCTGCCTGGGCGCGCAGCTGCTCGCCACCGCGCACGCCGGGCTGGTCGAGCGGAGCCCGTCCGGGCCGGAGATCGGCCCCGGCGTGGTCGGCCGGCGGGACGCCGCCGAGAACGACCCGCTGTTCCGGTACGTGCCGCTGATCCCGGACGTGCTCCAGTGGCACTCCGACGAGATCACCGAGCTGCCCCGGGGCGCCACCCTGCTGGCCGCCTCCACCCGCTACCCGCACCAGGCGTTCCGGCTCGGTGACCGGGCCTGGGGGCTGCAGTTCCACATCGAGTGCGACACCGCGATGATCGCCGACTGGGCCGCCGACTCGACGCTCCTCGCCGAGCTGGGCTACGACCCGGAGCTGGTGGTCGCGGCCTGCGCCTCGGTGATGGTCGACGTCGAGGAGGTCTGGCAGCCGTTCGCCGCGCGGTTCGCCGCGCTGGCCCTCGGCGAGCTGGACGACAGCACGGTGCGGCGGGGCCTGCCGCTGCTCGGGCACTGA
- a CDS encoding S66 peptidase family protein, whose amino-acid sequence MISEDPTVVRPPALRPGDTVLLVSPSGPTSPERVARGMELLTGWGLRPVPAPNAYARQGYLAGADELRAADLNAAFADPQVRGVICTRGGYGAQRVVDAIDMAAVRRDPKVVAGFSDITALQFALWRGARLAGVHGPGAAWRDERTPLRSAESLHAALMTTEPVTVTAVAGEETYPLRVPGRATGTLLGGNLCMIAASIGTPDLPDLTGAVLLIEDVQEPPYKVDRMLTHLRRAGALDGLAGVAVGQFTDCADGWDTTIVDVLGERLGGLGVPVLGGLPIGHGPGQLSVPVGTRATLDTETATLSVQPAVA is encoded by the coding sequence GTGATCAGCGAGGACCCGACCGTCGTCCGCCCGCCCGCGCTGCGCCCGGGTGACACGGTGCTGCTGGTGTCGCCGTCCGGGCCGACCTCGCCGGAGCGGGTGGCCCGTGGGATGGAGCTGCTCACCGGCTGGGGCCTGCGGCCGGTGCCGGCGCCGAACGCGTACGCCCGGCAGGGCTACCTGGCCGGCGCGGACGAGCTGCGCGCCGCCGACCTGAACGCGGCGTTCGCCGACCCGCAGGTGCGCGGGGTGATCTGCACCCGCGGTGGCTACGGGGCCCAGCGGGTGGTGGACGCCATCGACATGGCCGCGGTGCGCCGCGACCCGAAGGTGGTGGCCGGCTTCTCCGACATCACGGCACTGCAGTTCGCACTCTGGCGGGGCGCCCGGCTCGCCGGGGTGCACGGCCCGGGGGCGGCCTGGCGGGATGAACGCACCCCGCTGCGCTCGGCCGAGTCGCTGCACGCCGCGCTGATGACGACCGAGCCGGTGACGGTCACCGCGGTGGCCGGCGAGGAGACCTATCCGCTCCGCGTCCCGGGTCGGGCCACCGGCACCCTGCTCGGCGGCAACCTGTGCATGATCGCCGCGTCGATCGGCACGCCGGACCTGCCCGACCTGACCGGGGCGGTGCTGTTGATCGAGGACGTGCAGGAGCCTCCGTACAAGGTCGACCGGATGCTCACCCACCTGCGCCGGGCCGGCGCGCTGGACGGGTTGGCCGGGGTGGCGGTCGGTCAGTTCACCGACTGCGCCGACGGCTGGGACACCACGATCGTCGACGTGCTCGGCGAACGCCTCGGTGGCCTCGGCGTGCCGGTGCTCGGCGGGCTGCCGATCGGTCACGGCCCCGGCCAGCTCAGCGTCCCCGTCGGCACGCGGGCCACCCTCGACACCGAAACGGCCACCCTCAGCGTCCAACCCGCCGTCGCCTGA
- a CDS encoding virginiamycin B lyase family protein — MTSTPIRELPITDPQAGPYGITTGPDAALWLTLVHAGAIARMDVDGSLRRWPAGDPGSRPLIVTSGPDGALWFTRSGDDRIGRITTDGEQSEVALPAGTGPCGIAAGPDGALWYAGMNSDTVGRVSTDGVVTEVPLPVSGAFASMVAAGPDDAVWCTLNQGNAIARVGMDGAVRVHPLPTAGAAPVGITAGVDGALWFVEIAAGQVGRITPDGRIEEYPLPDRMARPHAIVADPSGGAWFTEWAGNRIGHVDPTGRVDTYELPTPNSEPHGLTVGPDGSIYAALENGHLARLTP, encoded by the coding sequence GTGACGTCCACACCGATCCGGGAACTCCCGATCACCGACCCGCAGGCCGGGCCGTACGGCATCACCACCGGCCCCGACGCGGCGCTCTGGCTGACCCTGGTCCACGCCGGCGCGATCGCTCGGATGGACGTGGATGGTTCACTGCGCCGCTGGCCGGCCGGCGATCCGGGCAGCCGGCCGCTGATCGTCACGTCCGGTCCGGACGGCGCGCTCTGGTTCACCCGCTCCGGCGACGACCGGATCGGCCGCATCACCACCGACGGGGAGCAGAGCGAGGTCGCGCTACCGGCCGGCACCGGCCCGTGCGGCATCGCCGCGGGTCCGGACGGCGCCCTCTGGTACGCCGGAATGAACTCCGACACCGTCGGACGGGTGAGCACCGACGGCGTGGTCACCGAGGTGCCGTTGCCGGTTTCCGGAGCGTTCGCCTCGATGGTGGCGGCCGGGCCGGACGACGCGGTCTGGTGCACCCTCAACCAGGGGAACGCCATCGCCCGGGTCGGCATGGACGGCGCCGTACGGGTGCACCCGTTGCCCACCGCGGGCGCCGCGCCGGTCGGTATCACCGCGGGCGTGGACGGGGCGCTCTGGTTCGTGGAGATCGCGGCCGGTCAGGTCGGGCGGATCACCCCCGACGGTCGGATCGAGGAGTACCCGCTGCCGGACCGAATGGCCCGGCCGCACGCCATCGTCGCCGATCCGTCCGGTGGCGCCTGGTTCACCGAGTGGGCCGGAAACCGGATCGGCCACGTCGACCCGACCGGCCGGGTCGACACCTACGAGCTGCCCACCCCGAATTCCGAGCCGCACGGCCTCACCGTCGGGCCCGACGGCAGCATCTACGCGGCCCTGGAGAACGGCCACCTGGCCCGCCTCACCCCCTGA
- a CDS encoding VOC family protein — MSTTPITWFEIGTDRPEEAERFYGELFGWTFEEQGATNGGSYRVTGAGGDTGIGGAIRATDGTTPNYAVFYAEVADVAQTCQRAEAAGGKVLVSARTAPSGLTLAHLLDPAGNHLGVFTPPPAPAG; from the coding sequence ATGTCCACGACGCCCATCACCTGGTTCGAGATCGGCACCGATCGACCGGAGGAGGCGGAGCGCTTCTACGGCGAGCTGTTCGGTTGGACCTTCGAGGAGCAGGGCGCCACCAATGGCGGGTCCTACCGCGTCACCGGGGCCGGTGGCGACACCGGAATCGGCGGGGCGATCCGGGCGACCGACGGGACGACCCCGAACTACGCGGTGTTCTACGCCGAGGTCGCCGACGTGGCCCAGACCTGCCAGCGGGCCGAGGCGGCCGGCGGCAAGGTGCTGGTGTCGGCGCGTACCGCTCCGAGCGGCCTCACTCTCGCCCACCTGCTCGACCCGGCCGGCAACCACCTCGGCGTGTTCACGCCCCCGCCCGCCCCCGCCGGCTGA
- a CDS encoding DUF350 domain-containing protein, whose product MLEDLLSGAWQSVVFGIVGVGLMAAGFGLVDVLTPGRLRDLIWVDRNANAGLLLAANQLGIAGIVFTAILTSYSDFGKGLASTVVFGLVGLAIMALAFVVLDLLTPGKLGEVICSPEPHPAARVSAATHFGVALIVCACIA is encoded by the coding sequence GTGCTGGAGGATCTGCTCAGCGGTGCCTGGCAGAGCGTCGTGTTCGGGATCGTCGGCGTGGGGCTGATGGCGGCCGGGTTCGGGCTGGTCGACGTGCTCACTCCCGGCCGCCTGCGGGACCTGATCTGGGTGGACCGCAACGCCAACGCGGGGCTGCTGCTCGCCGCCAACCAGCTGGGCATCGCCGGGATCGTCTTCACCGCGATCCTCACCAGCTACAGCGACTTCGGCAAGGGGCTCGCCTCCACGGTGGTGTTCGGGCTGGTCGGGCTGGCCATCATGGCGCTGGCCTTCGTGGTGCTCGACCTGCTCACCCCCGGCAAGCTCGGTGAGGTCATCTGCTCGCCGGAGCCGCACCCGGCGGCCCGGGTCAGCGCCGCCACCCACTTCGGCGTGGCGCTGATCGTCTGCGCCTGCATCGCCTGA